In Isachenkonia alkalipeptolytica, the sequence ATCGCACTGAATGCATCCATCGAAGCCGCCAGAGCGGGAGATCAGGGCAAAGGTTTTGCCGTGGTGGCGGGAGAGGTCCGAAAATTGGCGGAGGAATCCGCAAACCAGGCCTCCTCTATTGAAGAGCGGATTTCATTGATTCAAAACCAAATTGAAAGTACGGAATCTTCCATGGGGGAAACCTTAAGTACCATTCAAAAGGAAATTACGATGGTGGAAGCGGTGGATCAAAGCTTTGAAGGGATTGCAAAATCAGTTGACCAGGTATCGGATAGGGTAAGCAAAGTATATTCGGCCACCGAAGAAATTACAAACTTTAGCAATGAAGTGAATAGGGAAATGGAAAATCTTACGAACTATTTCCACTCCGGGGATAAAACCGTAGATGGCATGATTGAAGGAGTGTTAGAGCAAAATGAAAAAGTACAGGGATTAACGGAGGAAGTAACGTTGATCAACCGACTTGCCCAAAAGCTCCATGAACTTTTGAAAAACTTAAAGCTGTAAGGGACTCATTCAAAGTCCCTTGATGAAAACACTCATCATGGGTTTGATCATTTATGATATAATACCAGAAGACCAATCCCTTGGATTTAAACACTATCATAAATGAAATGAGGACTTATCTATGCAAAAAAAACAACTGTTAACAAACTACGCCCTGGTTTTCCTGGTCATGGCCTTATGGGGGACGAACCTGGTGATCATTAAAACCTTAGTGTCGGATCTTCCGCCCCAGACCATGACCGCTTTTCGAATTATGCTGGCCGGGGTTACCGCTTCCGCTGTAGTCCTTCTTGGAAAAAATTATCGCTCCCTGAACAAAAAAGAGGGTCTCTATATTTTCTTCGGTATGCTCTTCGGCGTGGTGTTGCATCAATCCTTAATGGCCTACGGTCTAACCTTAATCGATGCATCCAATGCCTCGTTGATTCTTGCGCTATTACCCCTAACCACGGCGCTCCTTGGGGTGCTTCATCTGGGAGAGAAATTAACCCCCTTAAGAACCTTAGGCTTTATTCTGGCCTTGATCGGCGTTTTTTTCATTCAAGGAGGCTCCTTCCATACTTTAGGATTTTCCCTGGGAGAAATCATAATTTTTACCGCCATGTTTGTTCAGGCCACAAGCTTTATTCTGATTCGAAAGGTTACCGCCACGGTAGATTCCAAGCAGGTCACCGCTCTGATGAATATCGGCGGCGCCTTAAGCTTACTGCTGATCAGCTTTATGGTGGAACCTCAAGGGATCAGCCAAATGACCTCGGCTCCTCCCTTTACCTATTTTCTGTTCTTTTTCTCGGGGATCGTCATCAGCGGCGGCGGACATTTGATCTTTAATGCCTCCATACAAAAAATCGGTGCTTCCCAGACCGCGGTATTCAATAACTTTGTTCCCTTTTTCGGCCTGGTCTCTTCCGCCGTCTTTTTGAACGAAACCATTAGCCTTTCCCAGTCCCTGGGTTTTCTCTTCATCGTCTCCGGCGTCCTTTTTGGTACCGGGTATATTGAAAAGCAACGGGGAAAACAACTGCAAAGTAAAATCCCGGAAAATTAATTCCGGGATTTATTAGTTACCGTTGCATCGACTCTGTCGATCTCCTCCCGGATTCCATCGGCTCCCAGGGTGGTTAAATCCCCGGGTAAGCGGAATCCTGAATACTGCTGTCCTGTTGGGAACTTGCAGTGGTACTGCGGTTCATCCCCAATAAAAATCCTCCTAGAACCCCAAACATCAATAAGATAACCAGGATTTTTCTTCTGTTCAACCTTCTTTTTTTCTGTCCCATGATGATCCCCCAATACAACGTTGTTATTTTTTCAGTGCATCATAAATCCTACCACATTAAGGAAAAATTGTCTTCCTTCATCAAAAAATTGAGGGTGAAAATTACTTCAGGGGAAAATAAATGGATCGATCAAATTGAAAGTGGTGATAATTTTTTTCCAATCCGAAAGCCGACGACATACAAGCTCGTTAGCATTTCCCTGCCGCTTATCACAGCAGTTCATCAAAGGGGTAAAGCACCCCCCGCAGGACTTTCACCAACACCCCTTTATACCAGGGCACCGGTTCTATTTCAGCCTGTTCCGCTCCAAAAGAGGGCCCCTCCTCACTATAGGGAACACTTTTCCGGACGAGACCTTCAATTTCTCCGGATAATTCCTTGGCAAAGGAGTGGCTGTCGATTACCACCATGCTTTCCGTACTCAAAAACGCACTGCGGGCATCCATATTAAAAGAACCCACCAGACTGATTTGCTGATCGAAGATATAGGATTTCCCATGGACCGATCCCCGGCCGTCGTACTCGAAAATCTGATCCGCCCGGCCGTGGATTTCCTCCCGGTGATTTAAATAACCGGCAATACCGAAATAGTTTGGGGATGCGGCCTTGGAGTTGGTTAGAATAAACAGTTCATGGTCGCTCTGTAGATGATCGAAATGCTGTCTCATCCGATCACTGGGAATTACGTAAGGGCTTTGAACCACTGCGGACTGCTCCGCCCCTTCCAAGAGCTTCCCCAGTTTCATCAGCACTCGGGGCTCTTTTCCAATCCGATCCACAGAGTTTGTGGTCAAGATAATGCCCTTGGTTTCATGAAACTTCCCGTTCCAATCCATGCTTTCGGGAAACTTGTCCGGGTATTGTGCTTCTATTTCACGGCGAAATTCCAGTAGTTCCGAGGTTTTTCTCTCCGGGGAATCTTTCTGTCTTCTTGAAAACCGAAGAGGTTCCTCCTTTGTATAGCGGCTTTCCCATAGACGGCCAAAGTACTTGTCAAAATCCTCCAGCACACTATGCTCCCCCGTTTCAAAGCAGGATCTTTTTATCAGTACATCCCGGTCCTTTACAATTTCATCCTCATAGGGGTCCAGAAAATACTTATCTCCAATATTTCTTCCTCCGATCATGGCATAGGTATCATCTACGACCATGAACTTATCATGCATGCGATTGTTCAACGTCCATGGTTTTAAAAGATTCAGAGGTTCATAAAAGCGGATTTCGATCTTCGGGTGATTGACCAGTGCCCGGTATACCGACCGGTTGTTCCGACCCAGATTATGAAAGATCCCGTCAAAAATCAGTTGCACCTCTACTCCTCTATTAGCCGCGGATAAAATGGTTCCGTAAAACAGATCGCTCGCGATACCGTCATGGGCGGAAAAATAGGCGATTTGTATCTGCTCCTTCGCCTGATCCATAAGATGTAGCCGGGATATACCGGAATACATGGGGTCCTCCAACAACAGGGCCTTGTCCGGCCCGATCTCGTCACCGTATAATCCCTCTGGATCCATGTCTCCGGAAGACTGGACGGAATCCGCCCTGGCCATATACACCGGTAGCATAAAACCGATGAACAGGTAAACCAAATAAAGGGCTAGCAGCAAAGCACCCTTTCTAAGTAAGCTTTTGTTCATAAGAATCCCTCTCAAAAATTATTTCCCTGTGCCGGGTATTTTTATCCTAGCATCTTTAGATGAACTCTTTATGAACTTGAAGTTCTTCGGGGCCATCAAAGCCTATTCCGAATGAAACAAACGGCGGTTATGCTCCTTGGTATCGCCTTTTTAAAACATCGAAAAAAATATCGGTATCACAATCAGCAGTAAGCTGATAGCGCAGGCGCCGGTGTGTACCGTGGTTTCTCTTCCTTCCTTAACCGCTTTCATAGCACCAATCAAATTCACAACAAAAATAATCGGCGTAAACCAGATAGTATAAAAGCCTATCGTCACTATAACCTCCATTGAATCACGCTCTTTTTATAAAATATTTTAACATATAACGGTAAAACCCGCGATCTTACCCGTTGACATAATAATGATACATTTTTCTGATAGTATAAGAATCATAATAAATCATTAACTCAAACATTCTCACTCAACAGTGTATTAACTTTCGAGAAAAAATGTAAATTTACAAAGGAGGTATTCGTGTATGAATTTGAAAAAATTGTTAGTTGCAGGAATCCTTAGTTTAGCTTTGATCGGGTTCGTCGGGTGTGAAGTGGAAGATGAGCCGATGGAAGAACCCATCGAAGAAGATATGGAAGATCCCGCTGATTAATAAGTGCATTGAACAGATTTGTTCCAATAGTAACTTTTTCTTACTTTCATTCTCCTTAAATGAAATAAATGTTGAAAAAGCCCTAGATCTCTCCCCTCTAGGGGTTTTTCTTTGCTATTTCAATTTTCTCAGGTGCAACGGCCATCAGTTTTGTCAAGATTACCCCACCAAAGGATTCTCCCATACAAATGATTTTTTCAAATCCCAGGGAGTCAATTACCTCCGCTGCCCATTCTCCGTATTCCAAATTCTTGGTCGACACTGTTATTTTGGAATCCACAACGCTTGATCATTTTCTTTGAATCCGCATTTTTCATAGAATTCCCGGTTTCCATCGGTATAGGTTAAAAAGAAGTAGGTGCCGTTAAACTCCTTTAAAAGAATCTTCATCATCCTCTTAGCAATTCCTTTTCCCTGAAAGGGTGGTCGAACCACCACATCATAAATTCCTGTGTAAAAATAACCATCGGAAATGGCTCGAGCAAACCCTATCAATTCTTCTTTGTTATAAGCTAAAACAAAAAAAGAATTTTCAAAAGCCTGCACTATCACCTTTTCATCTTTATTCCAGCCAACGCTCTTAAATACTTCCGTCAGTTCCTTCCCATTAATTCGGGTATTTACACAATATTCGATACTCATAATACCCCTCCTTACGACCCTTAGCTAAACCGGTCTTCATTTTTTTCCTTCTGTTATTAATTCAATATTTGCTTTCTAAACTCCTCTTTTTTCTGTGATATTCCTCTTTTTTTCCATAAAATCCGAAGCAAAGTTTCTCAGATTTTATGCCGTCAGCAAGTTAAAATGATTTCCCTAAAGAAAATCCCCCCTTTCTCTTTCGCTTATTTCCCTTGCTCACCACCTGCAGAAATAATTTTAAAAACCTTTGCAATAATCTGATAACTATAATATAATAAAATTGCACGTCGGTAAAAAAATAATTTAAACCATCTACGAAAGGAGGATGTCAATGAAGGGAAAAGATCATCGGTGGCGGACATAAGCTTGTGATCTTTATGGAATGGCAGTGTGTATAGGAAAAAAATTAAAGGAGTGATTGGTTTATGAAGAGCAACTTTAATAAACGTCTTTTAGTTGTAGTATTGGTTTTAAGTATGGTACTATCAAGCTTTGCCTTTGCCTTTGCAGCTGAAGATTCCGACACCCTGGAGCTAACCATTCTACATACCAACGACATCCATGGTAGAATTGTAGAAGACCGATTTGATGGTATGGGTTTTGCTAGGATCGACGCCTTAGTACGGGAGTTTAGAGAGGATCGGGAAAATGTATTGCTTCTTGATGCCGGGGATACCGTCCATGGTCAACCCTACGCCACAATTCCCGAAGGAGAAAGCATCATTACCATCATGAATGAAATCGGCTACGATTATATGGTTGCTGGAAATCATGATTTCAATTACGGTTATCAGCGACTGATTGAATTAGAAGAAATGGCGGATTTTCCCATATTTGCCGGCAACGTGGTTTATGAAGCTACGGGAGAACCGATTATTGAAAAGGAATACGACGTAATCGAATACGGAGACATTCAAATAGGGATATTCGGACTGGCTACACCGGAAACCTTGTTTAAGAGCCATCCTGCAGGAACCGCGGGCTTGGAATTTCTAAACCCCGTAACCTATGCCCAAGGAATGATGGACCATTTTGACGACGAATATGATTTGGATTTTGTTATCAGTTTGGCTCATTTAGGGATTGACGAGAGTACCAAATACGAAGAGCGAAGCTCTGGTGTTGCCACTGAAGTAGATGGCATCGACTTAATCGTTGACGGCCATTCCCACTCCTTCCTGGAAGGTGGAAGAATGTATGGAGACACCATGGTTGTACAAGTTGAGGATTATGGAAAACACTTAGGAGTAGTGGAAGTGGTATTTGATGGAGAAGATATTTCCATAACCTCCGGGGCGGTCTTAAAGGAAGAAGCCATGGAGAGATTCCCGGACGAAGATGCTCTACCGCTTTGGGCTACCATTAGCGAGATTATGGCCGAAGTGGACGAACAGCTCTCAGAAGTAATCGGCGAGAACAAAATTTACCTTAATGGAGAACGGGAATACGTCCGTGCCGGGGAAACCAATTTAGGTAACCTTCTGACCGACGCCATGCGGGATGCTAGCGAAGCGGATATTGCTTTTTCCAACGGAGGAGGGATTCGAGCCTCCATCGATGTGGGGGATATTACCAAGGGTGATGTGGCAAGCGTGCTGCCTTTTGGTAACGCCTTGGTAACCCTTGAGATAACCGGTCAGGAAATGATCGACGCATTAGAAATCGGTGCCTCGGATTATCCGGAGCCCAAGGGTGCTTTCCTGCAAATTTCCGGCGCAAGCTATGAAATTGACACTTCAGCTGAATATGGTGAGCGGATCAAAAACGTTATGGTGGACGATGAGCCCATTGATTTGGAAAAAAGCTATCTAGTTGCTACGAATGACTTTGTAGCTGCCGGAGGCGACGGCTATGAACTTTTTGCAGAAATGGAACTGGTAACGGAGCTACACGCCTTAGATGAAGTTGTCATTACCTATATTCAGGAACTAGGTGTTGTGGAAATGGATACTGAAGGTCGGATCACGGAATACGAAGAAGCCGACGATCCGGTGGATGATGAAGATGACCCGGTGGATGATGAAGACGATCCGGTAGACGATGAGGATGAAGATGAAGAACCGATTCCTCAAACCGGAGATCAAAGTCCTTACGTTATGCTGTTCCTTCTTTCCTCCGGTATGATTGTACTACTGATAAAAAGAACGGTAAAAGCTTAATGTTTCAATAAAACACACAAAAGGCCTTAGATATATTATCTAAGGCTTTTTGTGTGTTTTATTATATTAACATCGCTAACTCAAATATTCTCACTCAACAGTGTATTAACTTTCAAGAAGAATGCGAATTTTACAAAGGATCTTCCTTTCGGCGGGATGGTTCGTGAATGCCCTAAGGGGTTTCAAGATAGTGCACCGGTTTTCCCGTGTTTTCAGCATACTCGATTTCCGACCGGGTGCTCTTTCCAATGTAGTGATTTTTGTTGATGACGAAGATGGAGTCCGCCATATCAATTTTTCTTTTGTGCATATCGTC encodes:
- a CDS encoding DMT family transporter, giving the protein MQKKQLLTNYALVFLVMALWGTNLVIIKTLVSDLPPQTMTAFRIMLAGVTASAVVLLGKNYRSLNKKEGLYIFFGMLFGVVLHQSLMAYGLTLIDASNASLILALLPLTTALLGVLHLGEKLTPLRTLGFILALIGVFFIQGGSFHTLGFSLGEIIIFTAMFVQATSFILIRKVTATVDSKQVTALMNIGGALSLLLISFMVEPQGISQMTSAPPFTYFLFFFSGIVISGGGHLIFNASIQKIGASQTAVFNNFVPFFGLVSSAVFLNETISLSQSLGFLFIVSGVLFGTGYIEKQRGKQLQSKIPEN
- a CDS encoding phospholipase D-like domain-containing protein, whose product is MNKSLLRKGALLLALYLVYLFIGFMLPVYMARADSVQSSGDMDPEGLYGDEIGPDKALLLEDPMYSGISRLHLMDQAKEQIQIAYFSAHDGIASDLFYGTILSAANRGVEVQLIFDGIFHNLGRNNRSVYRALVNHPKIEIRFYEPLNLLKPWTLNNRMHDKFMVVDDTYAMIGGRNIGDKYFLDPYEDEIVKDRDVLIKRSCFETGEHSVLEDFDKYFGRLWESRYTKEEPLRFSRRQKDSPERKTSELLEFRREIEAQYPDKFPESMDWNGKFHETKGIILTTNSVDRIGKEPRVLMKLGKLLEGAEQSAVVQSPYVIPSDRMRQHFDHLQSDHELFILTNSKAASPNYFGIAGYLNHREEIHGRADQIFEYDGRGSVHGKSYIFDQQISLVGSFNMDARSAFLSTESMVVIDSHSFAKELSGEIEGLVRKSVPYSEEGPSFGAEQAEIEPVPWYKGVLVKVLRGVLYPFDELL
- a CDS encoding GNAT family N-acetyltransferase, with the protein product MSIEYCVNTRINGKELTEVFKSVGWNKDEKVIVQAFENSFFVLAYNKEELIGFARAISDGYFYTGIYDVVVRPPFQGKGIAKRMMKILLKEFNGTYFFLTYTDGNREFYEKCGFKENDQALWIPK
- a CDS encoding bifunctional metallophosphatase/5'-nucleotidase, which translates into the protein MKSNFNKRLLVVVLVLSMVLSSFAFAFAAEDSDTLELTILHTNDIHGRIVEDRFDGMGFARIDALVREFREDRENVLLLDAGDTVHGQPYATIPEGESIITIMNEIGYDYMVAGNHDFNYGYQRLIELEEMADFPIFAGNVVYEATGEPIIEKEYDVIEYGDIQIGIFGLATPETLFKSHPAGTAGLEFLNPVTYAQGMMDHFDDEYDLDFVISLAHLGIDESTKYEERSSGVATEVDGIDLIVDGHSHSFLEGGRMYGDTMVVQVEDYGKHLGVVEVVFDGEDISITSGAVLKEEAMERFPDEDALPLWATISEIMAEVDEQLSEVIGENKIYLNGEREYVRAGETNLGNLLTDAMRDASEADIAFSNGGGIRASIDVGDITKGDVASVLPFGNALVTLEITGQEMIDALEIGASDYPEPKGAFLQISGASYEIDTSAEYGERIKNVMVDDEPIDLEKSYLVATNDFVAAGGDGYELFAEMELVTELHALDEVVITYIQELGVVEMDTEGRITEYEEADDPVDDEDDPVDDEDDPVDDEDEDEEPIPQTGDQSPYVMLFLLSSGMIVLLIKRTVKA